ACGCTCTCTTAGACATAAGGGgacctaactcaaaaaagacgatttgtgggaattataaataaaaaaaggtttgaaaacaatataaaaggcTGTGACTTGGCAGTGGCGCCATAAGGGAGAATCTGTttctattttacaattttgtcTTCTTCTCCTCATAGGTTTATAGAGCATACTCTGGAAGGTgggttttttaacaaaatcaaaaagtatataaattttgagttaggtcacttagttctaagggtgcgatatCTCACAGCTTATCTAACATCAAGCTATTTGAAGATGTTAATGCAAGTCGTGTACCTCGTCATCGTCGGAGTCGTGTCCGGAGCCGCTGAGCgaggtggcggcggcgggcagCTCCAGGCGCGGCGACTCCGCCTTCCACCTCTTCGAGCGGCGCACGGACTGCCGAAGCTCCTCGGCGTCCATCGCGTTCACCATGAACTCTCTGCCAACAAGAAGCTCAATAAGCGAAACATAACTAACCTAGATTTATTAATCAGTGATTATAATGGCCATTATGTGAATTTGCTATACAAAACAAGGCATTCCTTGCTTCGCATTTCATTCAATTTTaggtacataatttaattaaaaaaaagttcgtGCCGTCATCAAGACGTCTTACCAACCAATGGTCTCTCTCCTCTCCTACAAGTGCCACAACAGTATTTTCCTAAATCGTTCCAGCCTTTACAAAAACTTTAACTtatcgaaataataataatatcagctctgttgtactgtcccactactgggcacgggcctcctctactactgaggggttaggccttagtccaccacactggccttgtgcggattgctagacttcacacaccttcaaaattcctataaataacttttaaggtatgcaggttttctcaagatgtttttcttcgccgttaaagcaaatgataattcacaaagaatttacatataaattaagaaaagtcagagctgtCGAAATTAACACCTAGAAATCCTGCGCTGATCTGAGCTCATAAAGTGGTGTAGATGGAACTTACCCAGGCGTCTCGTCATCATTATTGCCAGGGTAGTAAGTGGGTCTGTTGCCTCGCTCCGACGAGGACGTCCGTTCCCCGTCAGATATGTCTTCGATGTCACCGTCGTGTTCCGTCGACTCTTGGTCCTGCAACGAATGAGTTGTTGAATGAGTTATATGACAAGGAATGAACGAATGGATACCTCACAGATGAATGATGTTATAATCTATCTATCAATATGCTTTTatatcagtttttttataaataaatgaaaaataataaaaaagctttaTATACGTGTTATGAATTtagataacaaaataaataatatgcattCATACACCAAACAGTCATTTGATCTAGATCATTCTCTTTGAAAACAAAATGCTTGAATGAAGTTAAcagctataaataatattattaattgttcatGAACGTCTGTACATAAACGACTATTAGGTGTACACTGTGTTTGGTGGGAGCCAAAGAATTATGGATCATATGTAAATATCGATATCTGTGATGGAACTACCAAATAACATTTGaatgaaaaaatgtaatatattaatcaaattaatatattagatataataatgaaatttataaaacacgtattaatgttgtttattttctaagtttaaataatcatacaataaatataataattactatttattcaACCAACACAGATAATTAACGatttttccaattatatttttgtttacttgaTCCAAAATTCTTTGACACAAGACTAAAAAGAGTTGGCGCATTCTGTTAACACACATATAGCAATGGcgaattaatttgtttgtatgtagTGGTATGCTgactaaataataaacaagattTAATAATTCACTTCCTGTaacgaattaattttattataatacattttttgcatgtattttttagaacttcACATACgatttaaatacttatacagTATACACACTGGTCTGATGGACGCCTatccataaataatagcaataacaATTTTCTTTGGAAATCCAAATGACTACACTTACCACTACATACTTTTATACTCGTCATACTAAACCTATAGTCTATGCTATCATACGCAACCCTTTACCagcagtttattataaatatcgaaCCTCATATTTAAAACTGCCAAGTGACGAATCGTCAGTGTGGTGTCGACTCCGTGGGTCCACGATTCGATTCTTGGACAAGTTTAATGTCACCTATTGTGAACAACATAAaggaaattaacaaaacaaacttaaaattttgataagaCAGGTCGAGCCGTGCTGTTGGGAGAAAATCATTGaggatttgttttaaaatgatatattgtAACAGGCTAGTATTCGACTACAAATGTCCAAGCCGACCCCTTTGGATTGCTTGATGATGAACATTTTTTAACATCAATATCATTgacaatttcaaattattaccTTTATATCTATCTAGTattctatagttttttttaattatagtaaattaaaaatgtatggaaactttttttattatcaccAATGAAAACTCAAacacaaaaaattcaaatgttcTATAATCattcatttttgataaatatatgtaacataaatatCAGATGGCTAGAGTGGGGATTTTGCCCTCCAATGTACCCATATTCGTATATCAATTATACATGTCACATGTAGACCAGAGATGACAACGCGGCTCGaccgatttttataaaatccccaaaaaataaataaaacttaatgataaacaaaaaaacaagcaGTGCATAACTTAAGCATAAAGCATACTTATTAAaagcttaatatatttttacagccGCTTCGCATTTACTGCATGGTGACACAAACAGCTTAAAACAAGCAAACtagttttttctttatacaaataaataagtctAAAGCAAATCACTAACAAGACGGTAAGCGACGATATTCAACTGCcccaatgtaaattaataacattattttcaccACGATTCCCTCACAATAACAGTAACAATGCCACTAATTTGGTTTTTTCTATTGCAGTAGGCATGCTTTTTGCGTTCTACGGCAAACTTCATTACAATATGCAAACGTGTCGTAATGTATTAAAAACTATGACAACTACTCCGAGATCTACAACCAACGAAGGAAGAGTAATCCTTTTTTTGACTTTTTGATTGACAAATTTTATCTACCATTACCATGTTTTACACTGACTCTTTGCAGTATTGAATTTAAATGGGAAATAActacaatgtaattttttttaaaagtactaaaaaaagAACCGCCTAAAGTGAATTATAAGGGGACGCAGGCCATAATCTAATTACTTCTgttataatcaattttaatatatgaacatataaaaaaacacagatGATATGATGTTCTGAAAAATATTGACAGCGTAGCACACATCACAAGTAGCACACACAAGCAGTGACGTAACGTGCAACAAACTGTTGCATGTACCATGGTGCGATTGTAGCCTTgtaacaaaacataacaaaacgtaacaaaatgcaacaaaaaaaaaataaaaaaaacaacaaaacctTCTCGACCCTCGGCGATATAGTCAATATATCGTACGTCTTTCGTATGGTCGCGTCAAAATTGCGAAACAACGCCTCGACGCGCGGCAGTTGGGACAGATTCAGCGATTTCGGCCGCTAGTGTAACAGCACCGCAACCAATCAGTTACAGGGTAGACAGGGGTGTAGACGGTACAAGTTTTAATAATgctgaataattataatcgtaaTGATAAGTAACGGAACCAATaccgaatattttttgttatacagtgcaaaataatatagaatgcTTAAGAAAACTGAAGTTAAGCgattaataactaaaacaaaaaaaatgatataaaataatacttgtaCCGTCCACAAGGAAAggaaaaatatacacaaaaaaataaaccatataagtaaaaatattaataaaaaaaaaagaaaaaattaaattgatcgGAAAACCTTCTATTCTTAGCATAACATTCCCGTAATATGTTTCTGATATACCTTAATCATATTTAGCGAATATACCAATAATGTTCCTatataagaaaaaacaattgttgtTACAAGGAAATTTTCCGATCAATGACAATTAACATGTTGTGCACGCATAAACCTCCACCACAAACCAAAACCATTTGTGAGTGATTACACAAGGACATATGATTATTACATAGATATCATTGTTTACATAGACCAGTGTGGTCAATAAAACGCGTCTAATTCGACGATTTTTCCGCTTGTAAGTGCATTAGCTACACCTCAGCCTACCTCTTCAGGGACAATAGCGGAAATATTTCTTCTATCGGAAGTTATTTTTTCCAACTTTTaatttcgatttttaaataaaacagaattgcCGTTTTTTGTATTAAGTTCTAAGCTGTTAATCATTAGATTAACACCTTAGAACTCAACGTACAATGTGTTCATGGTTATGTAAACaattatatctaatttattaacatttatacatTGTCATGGCTGTGTTGAAatgacaatttttattattttaaaaccattaagaAGGTAGTAACTAAAATCGTCAATAATTGAGTTGACACACTGTATGAAAGGCAATTACAATcaacaaatcaattaaaaaaaaaatacatttctatatagcggaatttaatttttctgtttacagtatacaaattttaatcttAAGCGTGGTTTGGCTAGAAAGAAAGTCAAtcataaaagcaaaatattaaataaatatggggCGATTTTACCCAAGCCACTCTATTCacagaaatttaattaagaataaaacaaaactctaTTTACAACTCTTCTTAATATGCATACCTACACCAACCCCCCTCCCTCCGCCCCGTAACAAACATTTCAACACAGCCACTCCCCCACTCCCCCACTACCCCACTACAGTACTAGCAGACTTTTACAGTACGCATACCTGCTTCCCCATCGGTTGgtcttttcttttttcaataaatcgTGTGTCGGTGCCACTGTCTAACGAACTGTCTTTGGAGCCGTCGGAGTCGACGCGtttttctagaaaaaaataaatacattatcaaTAATGAAAATGCAACTTAGAAGCTGAAATAAGTGATGATTCTATGATGGTCAGAATTACCACTAGTCATACAGCATTGTACACTACAGGCATTGTAGATCTCATAGTCACTAAAAAACAAAGTGcaaagtaaaataacatttttgcggttacaattttatattattgattaggTGATATTCGTAGAGGttcaaatttcattttttcCTCCTTAAAGTTTAGCAATGCCCTTCAAAGTACTGTGAGTACATTTTACTAATGGGCGACGATGATCACTCACTATCGGACGATCTCGCTTTcttcagctataaaataaactagCATTTTTTAGGCTAACCGCAcactagtttaaataaataagcaataaaatatggAACCTGGTGCGGGGTTGATTCTGGTGGCCCACTTGCCCCTGGCGGGCGGGTCGGGCGCGGGGGACTCGGGCGCCGCCAGCTCGTCGCCGAGGCTCTTCTTGGCCCACGATGGCAGCCGCCCTATTCGTAGTCTACAAGTACAACAAAAGGTATACATGttcaattactttaatattgacTGAACAGAAATATCTTTTGTTACTGGGAATTTTTGTCCGATATGGCCATCAGCTCGCCCCATAGGGGCCgttaagtattacgtaacgcaatttggaagGGTGGGGGGCCATGTAAAACGTTAAGATGCATTACAGCCgcgggagggggggggggttcaAACAACACGTTATTtcacattggatttttttattttaaaacaataacaaaggtatttgaGCGATTTTCCGTTACTTTGCGAAATtccggaaaatcgctaaaataccttccGGTAATTTTAGAATTAGATAACTTTTTTttggcgtacaggaaaacgttacggcgcgttacataggGGGGTGGcagggtcaaaaatcttcaaaaattgcgttacgtttTACTTGAACGACCCCTAATACATCGTGggaaatacacacggcgaaaagtgggtgcactagttcacacctttgcctaccctaTTAAGGATAAAAAGCTTGAATAAGTGTATGTAGGTACAATATTAGCaaacaattatttcaaaattcaaatatgaaAGAAGACACTGTTTGCTTTCATTTTTCTCTATCACACAATATGTTACAATACTCACGTGTAGTCAGGTACTTGCGGCGCTGTGAACTTGTCGGGCGGCAGGTCCCGTGGCGGCGAGCCCCACTGAGACTCGCTCTCGCTCTCCAATCCCGATGTACCATTGCTAGCGCCTGACACTTTCCTATACGcaacattacatttataaatgtaattctcaataaataaaatgaagctTGCGGTGTTTCGAATATAACTAATCGAAGAAAAGACAGATCGTTATATATAACCTATTACAATTCCAAATCATGTATATATCAAGCCTAGTTCAGTACATAATCTTTATGAATAGaagcaataatttaaatgagtCGTGTGCAATATGAACACAGTACAATATAGTGTGTACAGCGTGTACTCACTTGCCCTGCCGGATGGCCTGCTGCGCGAGGCGCGCGCGCATGGTGACGACCATGTCGTGCGGCACGCGCCACACGAAGATGCAGCCGTCGCCAGACCCCGACACCAGGTACTGGCAGTCCGGCGTGAACCTGACAATACATCCACAATTAGTTATGACatgttaaagtaattttaaattgagttttatatatttttaaagaatcttTAAAATAGcgagtaaaaaaataactaattaaaattataatagacaagTTAAAACTCCTAATCGGATTATTTTACAGATGAAGCTGTGGACAAGAGCATTATTCTCAgtgttatatttcttaatactCACTTAAGCCCAGTTACAATTTCTGAATGTCCAAACATGGTCGCCATGCACTCGCCCGAGTAGTAATCGTAAACGCTCAGAATCTTGTCCGTACTTGAGGTCGCGAGGTATATGCCGCTGTTGTCAAGCGCCACCTGGTGATACAAAAAGCATTACTTTAACAATAGTCACCGCCCCTGATGGTTAGTATAGGTAACACTCAATGTAATTGTTAGAGAAAAAATTGTgcagcaaaataattataatttcggTCCGTTTTAACGAATGTAAGCCATTTGATCAGAAGAAGTCTCTAAGCCAGGTTACTTTGAACAGTCATAATTCAAACGTTACGTATCACCAAACTATATAATACAGACCTTGATAAGTGTCCCGTCTTCAGCGGTGGTGCCTCTGAAAGTCTTCGTATGCCTGCCGTGAGCCGCACTGTACACTCTTACGTTACGATCCTGCAATACAATCAATAGTAAGCTTTATTCCCTCGTCCTAGAACTCTTATCTatgaaatttaaacaataaaacaaacctGACAAGCGGTTAGTATGTGTCTGCCGCCAGCGTCGACTTCCATGTCGTACAACGTGGTCCGACCCGAAACGTTCTGACCCCTGGCGAACTGATAACTGCCGTCTTGCGTCTGTAATTAAATCTCTAATTAACTCTGTAATTAAGAAATCACACTGTTATACGCCACGCCAGGACACATTTAATTTATGAGTTGTGATGAAAAAGGAATTATCTTAAACGAGCCTTGACGGACATTTAATCCTACCCTACTATTATCGAGTGCGTATGCGCACATACAACAAACACGATCATTACATAACCGTCGTCACTCACAGATCTCAACTGCCTGAAGAGTATAGTCTTGTCGGCGCCGCACGAGACCATCTGCAGTCCGCCGCTGGACATGATGAACCGCACCGCCGTGATGGACGACGAGTGCTCGTCCAGCGTCTGCAGGATCTGGTAGCCCTGGAAAGAACAATCAATGTTtagttatttaagtaaataactCGAGATGGTTAGCATTGCGATTGAACTATAAAtttttactttcaaatattACGTAGTGGAGTACTAGGCTCGTCGCTTTAAGACATTGAATGATATAAGTCACACTGCCATTAACTTATACTGGCTACGATGTCACACAAATCAGaatactacaatattttacattgctTCTTAGGGTAGAAAATATCAATAGTACCTACTAGAGATATTTTATATGAGATCCACCTAGTACCTAGCTCTCAGGTTTCTAGCATACGCAAGAAAATATATGTGCTACCGACGCACCAGGTGTTTCTAAAGTTGGTGCGTCCTACACATTGGGCACTGCCGCATCTACTTACATTATCCACATTGAAGACGTGTATGAGCCGATCCCTGGACGCCGAGGCCAGCAGCCTCGGCCCCGAGGGCGGCGAGTACTCGAGCGCCAGCACCTCGGCGTCGTGAGCCTCCAGCGTGTGGAGCAGcgtggcggtggcggcggccGAGCTGTCGGCGGCGGCCTGTAGCGCGTGCACCCACACGTTGCCGGCGCGGTCGCCCGCCGCCACGTGCCGCCCGTCCGGGGATGCGCGCACGCATCTGGAATTAAAcattagaaattaaatataaaatcaactatttaaaatgttatttctttaGTATCTGTACTATAAAacgcaaaataaaacaattttcgtgTATTATCGTAGTATTAAATGACGCGTGCCATTTCCTGTGTCGAGCGCAACTTAATTAATTACGAGACGTATTCACTCACCTGACTCCGATTTTGTCGTCGTATGATTTCGCTTTGTCCTTGTCATTCGTGGCCGTGAGATCGACGTCCTTCAAAAACTTCAATTCGGGGTCTATGTACAATACTTTGTTTAATTCCTGAAAGTGAAAACATCGGAATGATTGGCGATGgtaaacattgaaaaaaaaattaatatttacagtgGTATTATGTAAATAGCACCACCTCAATAAAACCAATCTTATTATGTGTAGACAGAGTTTACTTTGCTCTTTAAACCGTACAATGACGTCACGTCACCGTACGTCATCGTTTAAACTCACGTTGCTGTATATGTTCTGCGGCTGCGGCGTCGCCAGCCTCCAGAGCCTGACGGTGTCGTCGCTGGAACACGTTATGAAGGTACCGCCGGACGCCGACACCATATCCACCCCCCATATACACGCCGAGTGGTATAGCGCGGAGTGGGATTTCCCCACCTGTGAAGACGAGCATGGTATTAAAAGTCGGcgataaatatcgataatttgAGCTAGAGTAAGCAATATTGTGTAGTTAAATTATCGACAAATTATTTTGCTTactcataatatataatgtcgACCATTGTACGCTCGATTAAAAGCGTCTCAAATTAATAGCATAatcaaaatgtgttttattttaaatttaattgaatctTAATCTGGCTTGCACGACAATTTACTGAATGTTCAAcactaaacacatttaaaatctCGTGCTATCACTGTTATACATTAGGAGTTCAAGAAGATAGCAacatgattaaaatttatttatcgttaATCAAATTTAGTCATTGTGGATACTAGTTTTTAGACCATTTTCCTATACACCAACACACCTATACACCCACTCACCCGCTTTATATCCCTGACGTCCCACACGTAAAGGCTGTGGTCATTGTAGACGGCCGTCAGCTTGTGGTTTCGTTCGTCGTACGTCAGCGCCACCGCGTCCGGATACCGGGCTTGCGACGGCTGACGGAACATGTGACTGcggaaagaaatattaatattaaatatttgaatgttaatAAGAAGTAAACTTAGTAACCGCTGAAAGTACttgtataaaatttggtacatgAATAAACAATATCCTAAATTAACATACTGGTTCCTTTTCATCTTAGAAATTTCCTACCGTGGGACATTTTtaactgattttttaaataggcaACACGTTTGTCACACGTGGCGCTATGAATTGCTACAGTGTTTTAGGATTTTTTGCAGTGAGAAAGAGCTTTCACGGGGGCGAAGTCGCCAGCAACATCTAGTCAATTATAAAATTGGTCTAACATTGCTCTATCAACATCACTGAGAGCCATACACGCCTCTCTTGTGCATAGTCACATTTGATTATAAGAGGGGCTATTTCATCGATCTTTATTGAAGTAGTGCGATTCCTTTCAAAATCGCCATAATAGAGACAAAGCCAGTTCCAGTATTGGGATAGATTAGTTGAAGTACTGACCTAATATTGACCCCTTGCGCAACGTCGACCCCTAGATAATGCGTTCGTGGCAGCGTAGTGATGTACTGCAACGTGTCCGGAGCGAAACACCGCACTATGCCTTCGGCGCAACCCACGAATATGTAGttagagcctatcgccatgcaGTTAGCTGATGTTGTCTGAaaaaagattaaattattttttgtgttactcGTTAATTATAAGTAGTCGGTATCTCTGTACTTTATTTGTGCAAGTCGCGACAAACTAAAAATTACTCAATGTTTTTATCGACAAAATACAGCCCTCTCGTTTGTAATCTAGTTAGTGAATGCTCATCAACAGATGTCGCTACGTTCACTCcgttcttaaaaaaaataaataactagatGGCGCTACCGATCCTAGTCTTATGTTTAAACCGTCAAAACAATATTCCAGAAGTAACCACCAGTAATAACACATTCGTCGCTGTATATTAGAAATCCCATTATAGTGACCCAAGTTCTTGTTCTGGGTTCAGCCTGTCATGTATAACCGGTTTCAAACAGGGCGGCGTATTTTatcaactggcgagggataatcgtctctcgtcagtccattgaccatcagatgtagtggaGTGACTTTTCAGTGACCGTGTAAAAAAGAATTCGCTCACAAGATGTCAGAATATGGTCCGTACCCTCAACTCAACCCATTTGTCGAGCAGCCGCCGGCTGTTGAACTCGCAGAGCAGGCCGCCGCGCGTGATCGCGTACGTGCTGTCCGCGGCGAGCCCGCGCCCGCACACCACGTCGCAGAACTCGTTGTCCTTCTGCTCGCCGAGGATCGCCGACCGGCCCATCAGCGGCACGGGCTCTTTGAACTGGAACGAAGCAGAAAATAATGAGATATTTTATGGATGTTGAAGTGGTCTTGAAACTATGAACAACAGCAGCAAGAGCTATTTGAAAGATTCTTTAAAAAGCAACCATAGAATTTTAAGCGAAGATAGCTCAACTACTAGTAACGCTCTGTCGTGGTATTCCTTTTTGGTATCCATccataaagttaaaaatatgtaacaacaaTATTTCATCGAATCGGCTCAATGACTGACAGCAAACACGGCACTTGGTTTAGCTGTCCATAgcgactataataatattattacttcgaCTGCTTCGAAATTTCGAGCGCGTTGAATATCACAGTcgaaatatagaataatatgtCTATCTTTGATGACGCACTCACCTTAGCATTTCTGGAATACTCCAGGTACCAGAACTTGACATGCCTGAACCCGACTGTGACGAAGTAGTTTCCATTCTCCGAAAAACTAACTGCTTTCACACGTGATGATACCTGCAATGTATAATAGaccaattaatgtttttaatcgatacaaattttaataataatcaatactaATCCTCTATCTTTTAACATGCTTCCAACCCCAGACGTTACTTTAACAGCTATCACAGGACtcattcaaaattttacaaagtatacGCTGAGCTATGCGCTGCACCCCTTTTAGTACACATTGTGGTTCAGACCGAGTCCCAGATTCCAGTATATATTTCATGAATGGAACTTCGTTTAGTAAACGTTTTATATCGAATCATTTAGTATGTTTTACCTATAACATAAATACTAAGCATACCAATAAGTACATTTTATCTAAACtataaataccaaaaatttCGTATGGTTTACCTTATTACTGGCCAATTTGAGGTTCGCCCGCCAGTCCCACACATTAACGATCATGTCATGCTGCGAACCGACGGACACCAGGTACTTTGACGACGTGGAAAATGCCTgagaacaataaacaaaaaattaaaaagaaaacgaaataaaaatcttgtaataaataattagtagttttattaatttttcctATAACAGAacagaataattaaaacataataatatactggTGTATAGGCCTAGCATTTCAGGCTGTATGCTACCAATTCCTTTGTCATTTGCATTTAGTAAGTCACGTTTTAACTTAACGattgtttacatattaaaaaaagaaaagtcttgatataaaaaagtaattagtGGATATCGGATACATACCACACAACTGACTCCATGGGTGTGTCCTGGAAACTCTGCAATTTGCACCGCACCCGACGCGGTTGGATCCTGAAATAAGAATACATGGGTTAGAAAAATCTTGACATACTCGGCTATGTAgaatttcaaatttgttttcctacttattatcaatttaatattgggttcttaatgattatttattttattttcctaattataattgaaggtATAATTTCGCTTGTCTTCCGTCTCAACGCTAGGTGTCGTTAGTTATTGACTTTTAAGTAATACTTATCGTTAGTATTCTAAATTTATTAGTATACAGGGATTATTCAAACGAGTTAAAATCTAGCCGGCGATCGTGAAAATTAAGCCCAATCATTTTTTTCACCATATTTCAAAACATGTAGACTGTAACGTCAGCCATATCAAAGTGAGTGAGCAAGGCAATCTTTCGATTCCCGCCGCTAGATGTCGCTAACCTGCAGGTCCCACACACGCACGGCAGGCGCGTGCCCGCACTCGCCGGTCGCCAGGTACCTGCCGTCCGGCGAGAACGCGACGCAGGTAACGCTCTTGCGCGACGAGTTCAACACGTGCGACTGGCGGTTCTTGCGCACGTTGTACAGTACCACC
The sequence above is drawn from the Manduca sexta isolate Smith_Timp_Sample1 chromosome 28, JHU_Msex_v1.0, whole genome shotgun sequence genome and encodes:
- the LOC115456183 gene encoding mitogen-activated protein kinase-binding protein 1 isoform X3, with translation MAFIGPRNSVPVIRDSLNTPAYEIKLETVLGLTVNSNAALDCDPNTELVAYPAGCTVVLYNVRKNRQSHVLNSSRKSVTCVAFSPDGRYLATGECGHAPAVRVWDLQDPTASGAVQIAEFPGHTHGVSCVAFSTSSKYLVSVGSQHDMIVNVWDWRANLKLASNKVSSRVKAVSFSENGNYFVTVGFRHVKFWYLEYSRNAKFKEPVPLMGRSAILGEQKDNEFCDVVCGRGLAADSTYAITRGGLLCEFNSRRLLDKWVELRTTSANCMAIGSNYIFVGCAEGIVRCFAPDTLQYITTLPRTHYLGVDVAQGVNISHMFRQPSQARYPDAVALTYDERNHKLTAVYNDHSLYVWDVRDIKRVGKSHSALYHSACIWGVDMVSASGGTFITCSSDDTVRLWRLATPQPQNIYSNELNKVLYIDPELKFLKDVDLTATNDKDKAKSYDDKIGVRCVRASPDGRHVAAGDRAGNVWVHALQAAADSSAAATATLLHTLEAHDAEVLALEYSPPSGPRLLASASRDRLIHVFNVDNGYQILQTLDEHSSSITAVRFIMSSGGLQMVSCGADKTILFRQLRSTQDGSYQFARGQNVSGRTTLYDMEVDAGGRHILTACQDRNVRVYSAAHGRHTKTFRGTTAEDGTLIKVALDNSGIYLATSSTDKILSVYDYYSGECMATMFGHSEIVTGLKFTPDCQYLVSGSGDGCIFVWRVPHDMVVTMRARLAQQAIRQGKKVSGASNGTSGLESESESQWGSPPRDLPPDKFTAPQVPDYTLRIGRLPSWAKKSLGDELAAPESPAPDPPARGKWATRINPAPEKRVDSDGSKDSSLDSGTDTRFIEKRKDQPMGKQRPKSLNLSQLPRVEALFRNFDATIRKTYDILTISPRVEKVTLNLSKNRIVDPRSRHHTDDSSLGSFKYEDQESTEHDGDIEDISDGERTSSSERGNRPTYYPGNNDDETPGEFMVNAMDAEELRQSVRRSKRWKAESPRLELPAAATSLSGSGHDSDDDELDENELKQPLNSAKLDVSQQGCGPTPAPRYTSKGRGPKWRQVSTPSGDNADRNPLSGSCESIDTAGRREKYIKSAFDSLSGVEMDTTLTGGHTSLSAQHLSRAPAPRAAPGAGPAPAPSPAPRSKPLDPEAARRREELNRRILETRRQLESVAFRSNLKSSQSTTDLSYIPEKDNSRRARPVSMAIPSNSRPYAGRHASASDREEESAGMRRAISLSDLAAKPMPAPRNQGQSSKPSTPQGGNSSKSPGGFARPAPRYSNKSNMTRSSSVGVLNQSDSESDPQPSRQQPPRAQGLMRPTISSMNKAAANTARRRGLANAYSAVNLNTGAHEESSSEADERADKAQRSDNQRRIGRSGSERDLSAKAREVTARLTANTRQRAKPEQATDANLSSSSQLCSALTEQLTKTACKVVQLYASLQREPNAAADISGLEAAILETQKVLRSAVNRPQNGGDALSSLSSTDGDYRGLNVDSTRQKLEHLVSKESTGAGNPAMSLIEQYSDILLNMMQSKMVNQFPSSPHSLPPNTREPGGDS